A genomic segment from Selenihalanaerobacter shriftii encodes:
- a CDS encoding type II toxin-antitoxin system Phd/YefM family antitoxin: MPTIKPVSELRNNFKKISELCHEEGEPVFLTKNGHGDMVVMSLGLYEKQQALLELYQKLSKAETESLSEAPKTSHDKLMKEMKAKLNE, translated from the coding sequence ATGCCAACTATTAAACCTGTTTCCGAGCTTAGAAATAACTTTAAAAAAATATCAGAACTCTGCCATGAAGAAGGCGAACCAGTCTTTTTAACTAAAAATGGTCACGGCGATATGGTTGTTATGAGTTTAGGTTTATATGAAAAACAACAAGCACTTCTTGAATTATACCAAAAACTTAGTAAAGCTGAAACAGAAAGTTTATCAGAAGCACCTAAAACCTCACATGACAAATTAATGAAAGAAATGAAGGCTAAGTTAAATGAGTAA